In Phaeobacter gallaeciensis DSM 26640, a genomic segment contains:
- a CDS encoding phosphatase PAP2 family protein: protein MMAEHGSSQGASNGLGLGLGLGLGNGLGLGNGLGLGNGLGHGNGLGTGQGLGLGLGLGSGLGLGLGSGLGLGNGLGLGSGLGLGLEDNGYLLGNGADAGIGTLRSYYATPKELGLLPWTLDFSPDNNGGDPFPLSMIISPYQLPTDTAAYPVALEWITEDWDPALRFWALPFDPNLGEWLRAADRSEPGTMAALEFASQFTNWHPAHVGNRWLEENDLFWHYVRTGTAAQSRTAAESAFDIIVAELEVLKMYMEDDRQQYMVECDVQADGLPAYLIHFLGANSFDHPFTLKLIDLGLAVGNVAYMSYKAHFKRVRPSILRPGLTVPFGPPAHPAFPSGHAFLAHFLSLLLLEIPGVAQRFGVVKGYKSDGSGTDVQVPAGTLLRKPTYNDLLGSDVIASPLLTMANRIAVNRERIGVHYPSDSTAGRHIAAGIWYCLMDSAPVDPKPGGTPWAHISVPTLHRILEKAKTEWPTPWVSADIT, encoded by the coding sequence ATGATGGCGGAACATGGTAGTTCACAAGGCGCGTCGAACGGTCTCGGCCTCGGGTTGGGGCTGGGACTTGGCAATGGTCTGGGTCTTGGAAATGGTCTGGGATTGGGCAATGGCCTCGGTCATGGCAACGGGCTGGGCACGGGTCAAGGCCTGGGGCTGGGCCTCGGGTTGGGGTCCGGCCTTGGTCTCGGGCTAGGATCCGGTCTTGGACTTGGGAATGGTCTGGGGCTCGGCTCAGGGCTGGGGCTCGGGCTGGAGGACAACGGCTATCTTCTCGGCAATGGCGCTGATGCAGGTATCGGCACATTGCGCAGTTACTACGCAACGCCAAAGGAGCTGGGGCTGCTGCCCTGGACGCTGGATTTCAGTCCCGACAACAATGGCGGCGACCCGTTCCCGCTGTCGATGATCATCAGCCCCTATCAGCTGCCGACAGACACCGCCGCCTATCCCGTGGCGCTGGAATGGATCACCGAAGACTGGGATCCCGCTCTGCGGTTCTGGGCGCTTCCATTTGATCCCAATCTTGGGGAATGGCTGCGCGCTGCGGACAGATCGGAACCCGGCACCATGGCGGCGCTGGAATTTGCGTCACAATTCACCAATTGGCATCCGGCTCATGTCGGCAATCGCTGGCTGGAAGAAAACGATCTGTTTTGGCACTACGTCAGAACCGGTACCGCTGCGCAATCGCGCACTGCGGCGGAGTCTGCCTTTGATATCATCGTCGCTGAGCTGGAAGTGCTCAAAATGTATATGGAGGATGATCGTCAACAGTATATGGTTGAATGCGACGTCCAGGCCGATGGCCTGCCGGCCTATCTGATCCATTTCCTGGGCGCCAACAGCTTTGACCATCCGTTCACACTCAAGTTGATTGACCTCGGACTGGCGGTCGGCAATGTCGCCTATATGAGCTATAAAGCCCATTTCAAAAGGGTGCGCCCATCGATACTGCGGCCCGGCCTGACGGTGCCCTTTGGGCCACCCGCCCATCCAGCCTTTCCCAGTGGTCATGCGTTTCTGGCGCATTTCCTGTCCCTGCTCTTGCTGGAAATTCCCGGCGTGGCACAGCGATTTGGGGTGGTGAAAGGGTATAAATCTGATGGCTCAGGCACGGATGTGCAAGTCCCGGCGGGCACCTTGCTGCGCAAGCCAACCTACAATGATCTGCTTGGCAGTGATGTGATCGCCTCGCCGTTGCTGACCATGGCGAACCGGATTGCGGTGAACCGTGAACGGATCGGGGTGCACTACCCCTCCGACTCGACCGCGGGACGGCACATCGCGGCGGGGATCTGGTATTGCCTGATGGACAGCGCCCCCGTGGACCCAAAGCCAGGCGGCACCCCATGGGCGCATATCTCGGTCCCCACACTGCACCGTATCCTGGAGAAGGCGAAGACCGAATGGCCGACACCCTGGGTCTCCGCTGACATCACATGA
- a CDS encoding tetratricopeptide repeat protein produces MQGPIPTILPKISTRLTAFAFADVADYTRHIEISTTETVRRWCHLRDTVLLDELERYDGVRRSDAGDALLVEFSSATDAVQWAMAVQNRLGQQDNDANPMKIRIGVNIDDVIDDQGTVQSDGVVIASRIHQLADPGTVVVTKMVRDIVRGKLSLRFHDLGSPLLKNIDRPVQVYQVCDGSGDTVPLHPHADWKNRPTLAVLPFQDRGAQAEEQYFGDGITEEIISGVSRSRTMFVMARTSTLKFRGSNENPAEIGRGLGVSYLLTGSVDRHGDQLRIFVELMDVLRNRAIWAQTYRGDLQELFAFQDEIASGVLAMLEPKVLSTEAEHISARSTDSLDAYKCVLRALARLYQLDDYSYEEAIALLQRAVSLDPKYPQAHAYLAWCMNFFLAEGHSHNPRDDILTMINHSRRAVELDPDDALTLSVRAHVLSLHENSPEDALELFEDALAHNMNLPLAWGLSATTYAYLGDGAEARDRLLNVWRLAPYDPLSFFFLTAAGLAEFVDGNMPEAIRFLKNARRNKPRFMASLRLLAASFALSDQTENARKVAQEILDLDPGFSVSKFATWYPLKSKEALDRLIDGLIRAGLPE; encoded by the coding sequence ATGCAGGGGCCCATCCCGACAATTCTACCCAAGATCTCGACGCGGCTCACGGCGTTTGCCTTTGCCGATGTGGCAGACTACACGCGGCATATCGAAATCAGCACAACGGAGACGGTGCGCCGATGGTGTCACCTGCGCGATACCGTGCTGCTGGATGAGCTGGAACGTTACGATGGTGTGCGGCGGTCTGATGCCGGAGATGCGCTGCTGGTGGAATTCTCCAGCGCCACAGATGCAGTGCAGTGGGCGATGGCGGTTCAAAACCGGCTGGGCCAGCAGGATAACGATGCCAACCCGATGAAGATCCGCATCGGCGTGAATATCGACGACGTGATCGACGACCAGGGCACTGTACAATCTGATGGCGTTGTCATCGCCTCACGCATTCATCAACTGGCTGATCCCGGCACCGTGGTGGTGACCAAGATGGTCCGCGATATCGTCCGTGGAAAACTGTCGCTGCGGTTTCATGACCTTGGATCGCCGCTGCTGAAGAACATTGATCGCCCGGTCCAGGTCTATCAGGTCTGCGACGGCAGCGGTGACACCGTCCCCCTGCACCCTCATGCCGATTGGAAGAACCGACCGACACTGGCGGTGCTGCCCTTTCAGGATCGGGGCGCGCAGGCAGAGGAGCAGTACTTTGGCGACGGCATCACCGAGGAGATCATCTCAGGCGTGTCCCGAAGCCGCACAATGTTTGTCATGGCGCGCACTTCGACGCTTAAATTTCGGGGCAGCAATGAAAACCCGGCCGAGATAGGTCGCGGCCTTGGGGTCTCCTATCTCTTGACCGGTTCGGTCGACCGGCACGGGGATCAACTGCGCATTTTTGTCGAGTTGATGGATGTGCTGCGCAACCGTGCCATCTGGGCCCAGACCTACCGCGGAGATCTACAGGAGCTGTTTGCCTTTCAGGATGAGATCGCTTCCGGTGTGCTGGCGATGCTGGAACCAAAGGTGCTGTCAACGGAGGCTGAGCATATCAGCGCTCGCAGCACGGATAGTCTGGATGCCTATAAATGCGTGCTGCGCGCCCTCGCCCGGCTCTATCAGCTGGACGACTACAGCTATGAAGAGGCGATTGCCCTGCTGCAACGGGCGGTGTCACTTGATCCGAAATATCCACAGGCGCATGCTTATCTTGCCTGGTGTATGAACTTCTTCTTGGCGGAGGGGCATTCTCACAACCCGCGTGACGATATACTGACCATGATCAACCATTCCCGGCGCGCGGTGGAACTGGACCCGGATGACGCGCTGACCTTGTCAGTGCGCGCCCATGTGCTGAGCCTGCATGAAAACAGCCCGGAAGACGCGCTGGAGCTCTTTGAGGATGCACTGGCGCACAATATGAACCTGCCGCTGGCCTGGGGGCTGAGTGCGACGACATATGCCTATCTCGGCGATGGCGCAGAGGCCCGCGACAGGCTTCTCAATGTCTGGCGGCTGGCGCCCTACGATCCACTGAGCTTCTTTTTCCTGACTGCGGCCGGCCTTGCCGAGTTTGTTGACGGAAACATGCCGGAAGCGATCCGTTTTCTGAAGAACGCCCGCCGCAACAAGCCCCGTTTCATGGCCAGTCTGCGTCTGCTCGCGGCGTCTTTTGCCCTCAGTGACCAGACGGAGAACGCGCGCAAGGTTGCGCAGGAAATTCTGGATCTGGATCCCGGCTTCTCGGTTTCGAAATTTGCGACCTGGTACCCGCTGAAATCAAAGGAGGCCCTGGATCGTCTGATCGACGGATTGATACGCGCAGGACTGCCGGAATAG
- a CDS encoding ABC transporter ATP-binding protein, whose amino-acid sequence MARIELRDVAKRYGAVEVLRDINLDIQDGEFIVLVGPSGCGKSTLLRMIAGLEPITSGDFEIDGERMNDVRPRDRDIAMVFQSYALYPHMDVARNMGFSMEIRKDPAETRRSRVARAAETLGLSSLVDRLPKALSGGQRQRVAMGRAIIRDPRAFLFDEPLSNLDAALRVEMRLEIARLHKQLGATMIYVTHDQVEALTLADRIVVLNGGDIQQVGSPLELYERPANKFVAQFIGSPTMNILPVSGAASGVMAANGMMLTLDHMHDTAAAVELGIRPEHLDVVEPGEGHLTAVADVVERLGSDTNIYAKVDGVGPLMVRKHGNVPVRSGERLGLRVQPQNAHIFDARGVALSPVA is encoded by the coding sequence ATGGCACGGATCGAACTCAGAGATGTGGCGAAACGCTATGGCGCCGTGGAGGTGCTGCGCGATATCAATCTTGATATTCAGGACGGTGAATTCATCGTTCTTGTGGGGCCATCGGGCTGCGGAAAATCTACGCTGCTGCGCATGATTGCCGGGCTTGAGCCGATCACATCGGGTGATTTTGAGATCGATGGTGAGCGGATGAATGATGTCCGTCCGCGCGACCGCGATATTGCGATGGTGTTTCAATCTTATGCGCTCTACCCGCATATGGATGTGGCGCGAAACATGGGGTTCTCAATGGAGATCCGCAAAGATCCCGCGGAGACGCGTCGCTCCCGTGTTGCCAGGGCGGCGGAGACTCTGGGGCTTTCGTCCTTGGTTGACCGCCTGCCAAAGGCGCTATCGGGCGGCCAGCGTCAGCGCGTCGCCATGGGCCGTGCCATTATCCGGGATCCCCGCGCGTTTCTGTTTGATGAGCCGCTGTCCAATCTGGACGCTGCACTGCGTGTTGAGATGCGGCTAGAGATTGCCCGGCTACACAAGCAACTGGGCGCCACCATGATCTATGTGACCCACGATCAGGTGGAGGCGCTGACGCTCGCCGATCGCATCGTAGTGTTGAACGGCGGCGATATTCAGCAGGTCGGCTCGCCACTTGAGCTCTATGAACGCCCTGCCAACAAATTTGTCGCGCAGTTCATCGGCTCCCCCACAATGAACATTCTGCCGGTGTCCGGTGCTGCCTCTGGCGTGATGGCGGCAAACGGAATGATGCTGACGCTGGATCATATGCACGACACGGCTGCGGCGGTTGAGTTGGGCATCCGGCCAGAACATCTGGATGTGGTGGAGCCGGGTGAGGGGCATCTGACCGCTGTTGCTGATGTGGTGGAGCGGTTGGGCTCTGACACCAATATCTATGCCAAAGTTGACGGGGTAGGACCGCTTATGGTCCGTAAGCACGGCAATGTGCCGGTGCGAAGCGGAGAGCGGCTGGGCTTGCGCGTGCAGCCCCAAAATGCGCATATCTTTGATGCGCGCGGCGTGGCCTTGAGCCCTGTAGCCTAA
- a CDS encoding methionine gamma-lyase, protein MTKTGSSFSTRAIHHGYDTQSQQGSLNPPLYLTSTFTFDSAEAGGEMFTGEREGHFYSRISNPTLDHLEQRIANLEGGEAGLATASGMGAITSTLWSFLAAGDEIILDKTLYGCTFSFMTHGLPRFGVKVRLVDMTDPTNLAEAITPKTKLVYFETPANPNNRLIDIAAISEIAHKAGAKVVVDNTFATPVITRPIELGADIVVHSATKFISGHGDVIAGLVVGSKEDITQIRLVGLKDMTGAVMSPFSAMLLMRGLKTLELRMERHCKSALKVAEALQSHPAVERVYYPGLDDFAQGDLARRQMSGFGGMIPFEVVGGKAGGIAMMNRLEMVQRAVSLGDAETLIQHPASMTHSTYTPEERAEHGIAEGLVRMSVGLEGVDDIIDDLMQALSSHNAYAAA, encoded by the coding sequence ATGACAAAAACCGGCTCCAGCTTTTCCACACGCGCCATTCACCATGGCTATGACACGCAGTCGCAGCAGGGATCGCTGAACCCGCCGCTCTATCTGACGTCGACGTTTACCTTCGACTCCGCCGAGGCCGGTGGTGAAATGTTCACCGGCGAACGCGAAGGGCATTTCTACAGCCGGATTTCCAACCCGACGCTGGACCATCTGGAGCAGCGGATTGCCAATCTTGAAGGGGGCGAAGCAGGGCTTGCTACAGCGTCCGGCATGGGTGCGATCACCTCGACTCTGTGGTCGTTCCTTGCTGCGGGCGACGAGATCATCCTCGACAAGACGCTTTATGGCTGCACTTTCTCTTTCATGACCCACGGTCTGCCGCGCTTTGGCGTGAAGGTGCGTCTTGTGGATATGACAGATCCGACCAATCTGGCAGAGGCGATCACCCCGAAGACCAAACTGGTCTATTTTGAGACGCCGGCGAATCCCAATAACCGTCTGATCGACATCGCTGCGATTTCCGAGATTGCGCATAAAGCTGGTGCCAAAGTGGTGGTCGACAACACCTTTGCCACGCCGGTCATCACGCGACCGATAGAACTGGGCGCAGATATCGTGGTGCATTCGGCGACCAAATTCATCAGCGGTCACGGCGATGTCATCGCCGGTCTTGTGGTGGGCTCCAAGGAGGATATCACCCAGATCCGTCTGGTCGGGCTGAAGGATATGACCGGTGCGGTGATGTCACCCTTCAGCGCCATGCTGCTGATGCGCGGCCTAAAGACGCTGGAACTGCGCATGGAGCGCCATTGCAAATCCGCATTGAAGGTCGCCGAGGCGCTGCAATCGCACCCTGCGGTGGAGCGGGTCTATTATCCGGGTCTTGATGATTTTGCCCAAGGTGATCTGGCGCGGCGGCAGATGTCGGGCTTTGGTGGCATGATCCCGTTTGAGGTGGTCGGCGGCAAGGCGGGCGGTATCGCCATGATGAACCGGCTTGAGATGGTCCAGCGCGCAGTCTCGCTAGGTGATGCCGAAACTCTGATCCAACACCCGGCCAGCATGACCCATTCGACCTATACCCCTGAGGAACGCGCCGAACATGGGATCGCCGAAGGTTTGGTGCGGATGTCAGTAGGGCTTGAAGGTGTCGATGATATCATCGACGATCTGATGCAGGCGCTGTCCTCGCACAATGCCTACGCCGCTGCCTGA
- a CDS encoding Lrp/AsnC family transcriptional regulator codes for MPEVAKLDVTDRRIIRALQRNGRMTNLDLAAEVNLSPSPCLRRLRILENTNVIQGYSIDVDAKVYGLPVTVFVRVSLENHTESVVANFERQIRDTPEVLECFVMTGLADYLLRVVVADLEDYERFVRARLHPIGGISSIDTSFVYGVVKKTAVYPEVEGSGG; via the coding sequence ATGCCAGAAGTAGCCAAGCTAGACGTCACTGACCGGCGAATTATACGGGCGCTGCAGCGCAATGGACGGATGACGAATCTCGACCTTGCGGCTGAGGTCAATCTCTCCCCCTCTCCCTGCCTGCGACGATTGCGTATTTTGGAAAACACCAATGTCATTCAGGGCTACAGCATCGATGTCGATGCCAAGGTCTACGGGCTGCCGGTCACGGTCTTTGTCCGGGTAAGCCTTGAGAACCATACGGAAAGCGTGGTGGCCAATTTCGAACGCCAGATCCGCGACACACCCGAGGTGCTGGAGTGTTTTGTCATGACCGGCCTGGCCGACTATCTGCTGCGGGTGGTGGTGGCGGATCTGGAAGATTACGAGCGCTTCGTGCGCGCCCGGCTGCATCCCATCGGGGGCATCAGCTCTATCGACACCAGCTTTGTCTACGGCGTCGTGAAAAAGACCGCAGTCTACCCTGAGGTTGAGGGCAGCGGAGGCTGA
- a CDS encoding AGE family epimerase/isomerase, translated as MNTHSAVGDMSVPGVWLEDASHRAYLIADARRQLDFFAGSLRAGPGFHTLDALGRPLPDDTQELHTTTRLVHSYALAHICGYAGADRMIDHGIAYLNSHHRDQTHGGYLWALSGDDIADDRKLAYGHVFVLLAAASAKLAGHPAADALLSDVAEVLDQRFWETEPKRFTDEWNRDWAPFSTYRGMNANMHGVEALLTAYEANGETVFLDRAGHILDFFVGEVAPAEGWRLPEHYTETWQIDRSYAGDPMFRPAGTTPGHSFELGRLMLQHWDLSGRRDRDAPTRARSLIERALADAWLPDGGFAYTLDFDGKVAMGNRFWWPVTEAIGAVATLVKLEARDEDERWYRRLWEFAQTHFIDEERGGWYPEIDGNGQVTGSIFTGKPDIYHALQACLLPLGALSLGHVAGLKKSPAPLLS; from the coding sequence ATGAACACCCATTCTGCAGTTGGAGATATGTCTGTGCCCGGTGTTTGGTTGGAGGATGCGAGCCATCGGGCCTATCTGATTGCAGATGCCAGGCGGCAGCTGGATTTCTTCGCAGGTAGTCTACGGGCGGGGCCGGGGTTTCACACTCTGGATGCTTTAGGGAGGCCCTTGCCGGATGACACGCAGGAGCTGCACACCACAACACGGTTGGTCCATTCTTACGCACTGGCGCATATCTGCGGCTATGCAGGTGCCGACCGGATGATTGATCACGGCATCGCCTATCTTAACAGTCACCACCGCGATCAGACCCACGGTGGATACCTTTGGGCGCTGTCCGGAGATGATATCGCGGATGATCGCAAGCTGGCCTATGGCCATGTCTTTGTCCTGCTGGCTGCGGCGTCGGCGAAACTGGCCGGGCACCCCGCTGCGGATGCCTTGCTGAGCGATGTGGCGGAGGTTTTGGACCAGCGGTTCTGGGAGACAGAGCCAAAACGGTTTACCGACGAATGGAACCGGGATTGGGCACCGTTTTCGACCTATCGGGGAATGAACGCCAATATGCACGGGGTGGAAGCGCTGTTGACGGCGTATGAGGCCAACGGTGAGACGGTATTTCTGGACCGTGCAGGCCATATCCTCGATTTTTTCGTGGGCGAAGTTGCGCCAGCAGAAGGCTGGCGCCTGCCTGAACATTATACTGAGACGTGGCAAATCGACCGTAGCTATGCCGGGGATCCGATGTTCCGACCCGCAGGGACAACACCTGGCCACTCCTTTGAGCTGGGGCGGTTGATGTTGCAGCACTGGGATCTGTCAGGGCGGCGGGACAGGGACGCCCCGACACGCGCGCGAAGCCTGATTGAACGCGCGCTAGCCGACGCCTGGTTACCGGATGGTGGCTTCGCCTATACGCTTGATTTTGACGGCAAGGTCGCGATGGGCAATCGGTTCTGGTGGCCGGTGACGGAGGCCATCGGTGCCGTTGCCACGCTAGTGAAACTGGAGGCCAGAGACGAGGACGAGCGTTGGTATCGCCGCCTTTGGGAATTTGCGCAAACGCATTTCATCGATGAAGAGCGCGGCGGCTGGTATCCCGAAATTGATGGGAACGGGCAGGTGACAGGGTCGATCTTCACTGGAAAGCCGGACATCTACCATGCGTTACAGGCCTGCCTGCTGCCACTGGGGGCGCTGTCGTTGGGCCATGTGGCGGGGCTAAAGAAATCGCCCGCTCCGCTCTTGTCGTGA